A window of Castanea sativa cultivar Marrone di Chiusa Pesio chromosome 1, ASM4071231v1 contains these coding sequences:
- the LOC142616996 gene encoding putative xyloglucan endotransglucosylase/hydrolase protein 13: MAFSPSNASVGLQISLLLSFFMAAFAGPFLDSFDYNWGQSNSQMLNNGDLLTLSLNKECGSGFVSKNQYVYAKIDMNIKLVAGNSAGTVTAYYLSSQGQYHDEIDFEFLGNLSGDPYILHTNVFGHGQGNREQQFYLWFDPTADFHTYTILWNTQAIFFYVDGIPIREFKNLESSGIPFPSYQPMKLYSSIWDADNWATRGGLVKIDWTQAPFTASYMNFNDNNACVSYYETMTSCNTPNSNLNNNGWLWQTLDYSDQGKLKWVQDDYMIYNYCTDSKRFPQGFPPECYVNNKY, from the exons atggCTTTTAGTCCTTCAAATGCTTCGGTGGGGCTGCAAATATCCTTGCTGCTAAGCTTTTTCATGGCTGCATTTGCTGGTCCATTCCTCGATTCCTTTGACTATAATTGGGGACAGAGTAATTCTCAGATGCTCAACAACGGAGACCTCCTTACGCTCTCCCTCAACAAGGAATGTGGGTCAGGCTTCGTGTCCAAGAATCAGTATGTTTATGCAAAGATTGACATGAATATCAAGCTTGTTGCTGGCAATTCTGCTGGAACTGTCACTGCCTACTAT CTGTCCTCACAAGGGCAATACCATGATGAGATAGACTTTGAATTCCTGGGAAACCTAAGTGGTGATCCTTACATCCTTCACACAAATGTCTTCGGCCATGGCCAGGGCAATAGAGAACAGCAATTCTACCTTTGGTTCGATCCCACTGCTGATTTCCACACCTACACCATCCTTTGGAATACCCAAGCAATTTT cTTCTATGTAGATGGCATCCCCATTAGAGAGTTCAAGAACCTTGAGTCAAGTGGTATTCCTTTCCCAAGTTACCAGCCAATGAAACTATACTCTAGTATTTGGGATGCTGATAACTGGGCAACAAGAGGTGGACTTGTCAAGATAGATTGGACCCAAGCACCCTTCACTGCATCCTATATGAATTTCAATGACAACAATGCTTGTGTTTCATATTATGAGACCATGACTTCTTGCAATACTCCAAATTCTAACCTCAACAACAATGGTTGGCTCTGGCAGACACTTGATTACAGTGACCAGGGGAAGCTGAAATGGGTTCAGGACGATTACATGATCTACAATTACTGTACAGATTCTAAGCGTTTTCCTCAAGGGTTTCCCCCAGAATGTTACGTCAACAACAAGTACTAG